One stretch of Pandoraea oxalativorans DNA includes these proteins:
- the pyrF gene encoding orotidine-5'-phosphate decarboxylase, giving the protein MTFTEALNAAWTRNNSLLCVGLDPEPSRFPAHLQGKPDAIFEFCRQIVDATAPFASAFKPQIAYFAAHRAEDQLEQLIAHIHADHPGLPVILDAKRGDIGSTAEQYAREAFERYRADAVTVNPYMGFDSLEPYLAHADKGVIVLCRTSNPGGSDLQFLDVDGKPLYQTVARLAAGPWNTSGQIGLVVGATFPTEIATVRSLVGDMPLLIPGVGAQGGDVEATVTAGRTANGAGMMINSSRAIIYAGRDEHFATAAAAAAQKTRDSINAYR; this is encoded by the coding sequence ATGACATTCACCGAAGCTCTCAACGCCGCCTGGACGCGCAACAACTCGCTGCTGTGTGTCGGCCTTGACCCCGAACCGTCGCGTTTTCCTGCGCATCTGCAAGGCAAACCGGACGCGATTTTCGAGTTCTGCCGTCAGATCGTGGACGCGACCGCGCCCTTTGCCAGCGCGTTCAAGCCGCAGATCGCTTATTTCGCTGCCCATCGCGCCGAAGACCAGCTCGAACAACTGATCGCGCACATTCATGCCGATCATCCGGGTCTGCCGGTGATTCTCGACGCCAAGCGCGGCGATATCGGCAGCACCGCCGAGCAATACGCCCGCGAAGCTTTCGAACGTTATCGCGCGGACGCCGTTACGGTGAACCCGTACATGGGTTTCGATTCGCTTGAGCCGTATCTCGCGCATGCCGATAAGGGCGTGATCGTCCTGTGCCGGACGTCGAACCCCGGCGGCAGCGATCTGCAATTCCTGGATGTCGACGGCAAGCCGCTGTATCAGACGGTGGCGCGACTGGCGGCAGGGCCGTGGAATACGAGCGGTCAGATTGGCCTGGTCGTTGGCGCCACGTTCCCGACGGAGATCGCCACCGTGCGTAGCCTCGTCGGCGACATGCCGCTGCTGATTCCGGGCGTTGGCGCGCAAGGCGGCGATGTCGAGGCGACGGTGACCGCCGGCCGCACCGCCAATGGCGCAGGCATGATGATCAATTCGTCGCGTGCCATCATTTACGCAGGCCGCGACGAGCACTTCGCCACCGCCGCCGCCGCTGCGGCACAGAAGACGCGCGACAGCATCAACGCCTATCGCTGA